A genome region from Tenebrio molitor chromosome 4, icTenMoli1.1, whole genome shotgun sequence includes the following:
- the LOC138128685 gene encoding uncharacterized protein isoform X4 codes for MNTQREKMLFWLIIYCYLFVKLVSAEVITLINDSNVTCVITENSIAYYSTSPDIIVNRQSSDINVTWIDDDWRNISSKHSSHGPVTDRRWKGFSTWKHDGVRLNKNVHCFSIYPNDDSGNVTLKFISSDRKDNFITSINIKDDDGIDENIRKSYFHWLHYALIRENNSINISTNDNVIRRINLKFVPRFLVIYSNYLIFHDYYFKYSDTITTTKNLSSYLIFDTAKNMCLSFFTSVDKNCYLDVIVYVNKRNVFNQTVKGFNEDNLKSWKEIEIKTNLTGKGKMIFFRRRLDNHTTGYWAIDDIRFCNKNIEIISNDFSHKSDNKVLCKSLNAEYQPGVNTFCNKIGYLGKNCSLSCEQLLGKSYSNCENHTVCLENELCYCASGYTGASCERTCNPGYWGINCSSLCSSGCEICDQTNHCTKCKSKFFGKECSEKLPVVLEPPKLTSITDESVTIEITNLKYNDDEAQLDHYQIQYKQVDEEIYKNFSDPKLATLSTIYRSHIYKISNLTTKTHAYNIRVILMVQNKSFTVGIPELTTFRKTLQATRNNSGVLLRWISIEEGRSFNYFINHNCTGKYHSNEIMINYKSTNEVTARIENKLTLQTCEIQLWVRIRNSTELIDSILIEPSKLPEATTTEHDFSKEPESKEFAKVVVPELKNSTQLESSTVEVPLTTENVDTILKKYGTHYKQITLTSKLKTTLKDFIGKRHIQHHEVKSNLTNKSILFLISGLILILAIIIISLLSIYALRKGDPQETVMLEEIVPITSEHDQAHNTNIKVADFEDAVRKIIFTNKLENELHSIPHTTRTTCHIGLENDCTRVVLKPLPGLGTHDYINASYINGYDKPKAYIACQGPKFYTVKDFWRLIWQEKVETIVMATNLLENKKRMCAEYWPQKLNALYECGNMTIKLIKEENFEYHDIRVLEICYDIYTRKIQHLHLKWHSSDEIPFYPNALVPVVKHIRKINRNSEVPIVIHSGFGVNRTGTLILCDLALAMSKSTSEIDIYNLTKSLREQRPCVVNKMKNYVLAHLVVLEVLLEMENPFKKRLQENLDKNIINQQLSYLKRLCWNDRAIESRISQCATTTSGLHPSFVDGYGTRKNYIIIQQPNEQTVAKFWKLIVTEKITHILFLKNLNKKIPLWPHRNVGSTEIILVRFLEKIRKSYGTINYLHVRRFNKTTGQIIYDTNICLFMLKSWNEQKQSPNSVDNFLEITLEFNKLGKGQEPCLIACNDGIGASGLFVVLSYILNKYEMELKIDVCNAIRTARRNGTQFIHNSKQLKMVYTYILSYLRNHANYQHVEE; via the exons ATGAACACGCAACgcgaaaaaatgttattttggcTAATTatatattgttatttatttgtaaaattagTGTCGGCTGAAGTGATTACATTAATTAATGATTCAAATGTCACATGTGtaataactgaaaattcaaTTGCCTATTACAGTACATCACCGGATAttatag TTAATCGCCAATCGAGTGACATTAACGTAACTTGGATTGATGATGACTGGAGAAATATATCTTCGAAACATTCCTCACATGGCCCTGTTACAGATAGGCGATGGAAGG GATTTAGCACATGGAAACACGATGGAGTTagattgaataaaaatgtgcaTTGCTTTTCAATATATCCGAATGATGACAGTGGTAACGTGACACTTAAATTCATTTCTTCAGATAGAAAGGACAACTTCATCACATCAATTAATATAAAAGATGATGATGGTATCGAT gaAAATATCAGAAAATCTTATTTTCATTGGTTGCATTACGCATTAATACGAGAAAACAATAGTATTAACATATCAACCAACGATAATGTAATTCGAAggattaatttgaaatttgttccACGTTTTCTCGtaatttacagtaattatttaatatttcatgACT attatttcaaatattcTGACACAATCACCACCACCAAAAATCTTTcaagttatttaatttttgatactGCTAAAAATATGTGTCTATCTTTCTTTACATCTGTGGATAAAAACTGTTATCTGGATGTAATTGTTTATGTCAACAAAAGGAATGTTTTTAACCAAACAGTTAAAGGTTTTAATGAAGATAATTTGAAGAGTTGgaaagaaattgaaataaaaactaatttaactGGAAAGggaaaaatgatattttttcgGAGGCGGTTAGATAATCATACCACAGGGTATTGGGCAATAGATGATATCCGTTTCTGTAATAAAAACATAG aaattatttccaacgATTTTTCTCATAAAAGTgacaataaagttttatgtaaaAGTCTAAACGCAGAATATCAACCAGGTGTTAACACGTTTTGTAATAAGATTGGATATTTAGGAAAAAACTGCAGTTTAAGCTGTGAACAATTGCTAGGAAAATCATACTCGAACTGTGAAAATCATACAGtatgtttagaaaatgaattaTGTTATTGTGCTTCGGGATATACCGGCGCATCTTGTGAAAGAA CTTGTAATCCGGGCTACTGGGGAATAAATTGTAGTTCATTGTGTAGTTCTGGATGTGAAATTTGTGATCAGACGAATCATTGCACAAAATGTAAAAgcaaattttttggaaaagaaTGCTCAG aaaaactgcCAGTTGTATTGGAACCTCCCAAACTTACTTCTATAACAGACGAATCAGTAACTATTGAAATTACGAACTTGAAATATAATGATGATGAAGCACAACTGGACCATTATCAAATCCAATATAAGCAG GTTGACGAAGAAATTTACAAGAACTTTTCAGATCCAAAATTGGCTACATTGAGTACCATTTACAGAAGTCATATTTATAAGATTAGtaatttgacaacaaaaacACATGCGTACAACATAAGAGTGATATTGATGGTTCAAAATAAATCCTTCACAGTTGGTATACCGGAGTTAACAACATTTAGAA AAACTCTGCAAGCAACTAGGAATAATTCTGGTGTGTTATTAAGATGGATAAGCATCGAAGAAGGAAGATCCtttaattatttcataaatcataac TGCACTGGAAAATATCATTCAAACGAAATAATGATAAACTATAAATCAACAAACGAAGTAACAGCcagaattgaaaataaattaacgcTCCAAACTTGTGAGATACAATTATGGGTCAGAATAAGAAACAGCACCGAACTAATTGACAGTATTTTAATTGAACCATCGAAGCTTCCTGAAGCGACAACAACGGAACatgatttttcaaaagaacCAGAATCCAAAGAGTTTGCAAAAGTTGTGGTCCCCGAATTGAAAAATAGTACTCAATTGGAATCTTCAACCGTTGAAGTACCGTTAACTACAGAAAATGTAGATacaattttaaagaaatatgGAACTCACTACAAACAAATAACTCTGACTTCGAAGTTGAAAACGACACTTAAAG aCTTTATAGGAAAGCGTCACATCCAACATCACGAAGTTAAAAGCAATCTTACCAATAAGAGCATCTTATTTCTTATATCaggattaattttaatattggcaataattataatttcctTATTAAGTATTTATGCATTGAGAAAAGGTGACCCCCAAGAGACTGTTATGCTGGAGGAAATAGTGCCTATAACTAGTGAACATGATCAAGCACATAACACAAACATAAAAGTAGCTGATTTTGAAGATGCtgtaagaaaaataattttcacaaataaaCTGGAAAATGAGCTTCAC tCCATACCTCACACAACAAGGACAACATGTCACATTGGCTTAGAAA ATGACTGTACTCGGGTTGTACTAAAGCCATTACCGGGGCTAGGAACTCATGATTATATAAACGCCAGTTACATAAAC GGTTACGACAAACCTAAAGCTTATATTGCTTGTCAGGGACCTAAATTTTATACGGTGAAAGATTTTTGGAGGTTAATTTGGCAAGAGAAAGTCGAAACAATCGTAATGGCCACTAACttgttggaaaataaaaaa AGAATGTGCGCCGAATACTGGCCACAAAAACTCAATGCTTTGTACGAATGTGGGAATATGACAATTAAACTAATTAAAGAAGAAAACTTCGAGTACCATGACATTCGGGTACTTGAAATATGTTACGATATCtacacaagaaaaattcaacATCTCCATCTGAAATGGCATTCCAGTGACGAAATTCCATTTTATCCAAACGCTTTGGTACCAGTAGTAAAACacataagaaaaattaacagaaacaGTGAAGTCCCAATTGTGATTCATTCAgg ATTTGGGGTAAATAGAACAGGAACTTTAATTTTATGCGATCTAGCTTTAGCAATGTCTAAATCAACAAGTgaaattgacatttataatttaacaaaaagttTAAGAGAGCAAAGACCTTGTGTGGTAAacaaaatg AAGAACTATGTACTAGCACATCTGGTTGTTTTGGAAGTTTTGTTAGAAATGGAAAATCCATTTAAAAAACGTCTCCAGGAAAATttagataaaaatattatcaatCAGCAACTTAGCTATCTAAAAAGGTTATGTTGGAATGACAGGGCTATTGAATCCCGGATATCTCAATGTGCAACTACTACCAGTGGACTGCACCCTAGTTTTG TGGACGGTTATGGAACAAGAAAAAACTACATTATTATACAACAACCAAACGAGCAAACTGttgcaaaattttggaaattaattgtaacagaaaaaattactcatattttatttttgaaaaaccttAAT aaaaaaattccgcTGTGGCCCCACAGGAATGTTGGTTCTACTGAGATAATTTTAGTGAGATTCTTGGAGAAAATCAGAAAATCCTATGGCACGATAAATTACTTACACGTGCGAAGATTCAATAAGACGACTGGACAA ATCATTTACGATACCaatatttgtttgtttatgcTGAAGAGTTGGAATGAGCAAAAACAATCACCAAATTCTGTTGACAACTTCCTAGAAATTACATTAGAATTTAATAAGCTTGGTAAAGGCCAAGAACCTTGTTTAATCGCGTGTAA tGATGGAATCGGCGCTTCTGGTTTATTTGTGGTTTTGtcttatattttaaataagtacGAAATGGAATTGAAAATCGATGTGTGCAACGCTATACGTACTGCCAGGAGAAATGGAACACAGTTTATACACAATTCg aaacaGTTGAAAATGGTGTATACGTACATTCTGTCTTATCTCCGCAACCATGCAAATTATCAGCATGTCGAGGAATAA
- the LOC138128685 gene encoding uncharacterized protein isoform X3, with protein sequence MNTQREKMLFWLIIYCYLFVKLVSAEVITLINDSNVTCVITENSIAYYSTSPDIIVNRQSSDINVTWIDDDWRNISSKHSSHGPVTDRRWKGFSTWKHDGVRLNKNVHCFSIYPNDDSGNVTLKFISSDRKDNFITSINIKDDDGIDENIRKSYFHWLHYALIRENNSINISTNDNVIRRINLKFVPRFLVIYSNYLIFHDYYFKYSDTITTTKNLSSYLIFDTAKNMCLSFFTSVDKNCYLDVIVYVNKRNVFNQTVKGFNEDNLKSWKEIEIKTNLTGKGKMIFFRRRLDNHTTGYWAIDDIRFCNKNIEIISNDFSHKSDNKVLCKSLNAEYQPGVNTFCNKIGYLGKNCSLSCEQLLGKSYSNCENHTVCLENELCYCASGYTGASCERTCNPGYWGINCSSLCSSGCEICDQTNHCTKCKSKFFGKECSEKLPVVLEPPKLTSITDESVTIEITNLKYNDDEAQLDHYQIQYKQVDEEIYKNFSDPKLATLSTIYRSHIYKISNLTTKTHAYNIRVILMVQNKSFTVGIPELTTFRKTLQATRNNSGVLLRWISIEEGRSFNYFINHNCTGKYHSNEIMINYKSTNEVTARIENKLTLQTCEIQLWVRIRNSTELIDSILIEPSKLPEATTTEHDFSKEPESKEFAKVVVPELKNSTQLESSTVEVPLTTENVDTILKKYGTHYKQITLTSKLKTTLKGKRHIQHHEVKSNLTNKSILFLISGLILILAIIIISLLSIYALRKGDPQETVMLEEIVPITSEHDQAHNTNIKVADFEDAVRKIIFTNKLENELHSIPHTTRTTCHIGLESKNINRNKDRFHIPYDCTRVVLKPLPGLGTHDYINASYINGYDKPKAYIACQGPKFYTVKDFWRLIWQEKVETIVMATNLLENKKRMCAEYWPQKLNALYECGNMTIKLIKEENFEYHDIRVLEICYDIYTRKIQHLHLKWHSSDEIPFYPNALVPVVKHIRKINRNSEVPIVIHSGFGVNRTGTLILCDLALAMSKSTSEIDIYNLTKSLREQRPCVVNKMKNYVLAHLVVLEVLLEMENPFKKRLQENLDKNIINQQLSYLKRLCWNDRAIESRISQCATTTSGLHPSFVDGYGTRKNYIIIQQPNEQTVAKFWKLIVTEKITHILFLKNLNKKIPLWPHRNVGSTEIILVRFLEKIRKSYGTINYLHVRRFNKTTGQIIYDTNICLFMLKSWNEQKQSPNSVDNFLEITLEFNKLGKGQEPCLIACNDGIGASGLFVVLSYILNKYEMELKIDVCNAIRTARRNGTQFIHNSKQLKMVYTYILSYLRNHANYQHVEE encoded by the exons ATGAACACGCAACgcgaaaaaatgttattttggcTAATTatatattgttatttatttgtaaaattagTGTCGGCTGAAGTGATTACATTAATTAATGATTCAAATGTCACATGTGtaataactgaaaattcaaTTGCCTATTACAGTACATCACCGGATAttatag TTAATCGCCAATCGAGTGACATTAACGTAACTTGGATTGATGATGACTGGAGAAATATATCTTCGAAACATTCCTCACATGGCCCTGTTACAGATAGGCGATGGAAGG GATTTAGCACATGGAAACACGATGGAGTTagattgaataaaaatgtgcaTTGCTTTTCAATATATCCGAATGATGACAGTGGTAACGTGACACTTAAATTCATTTCTTCAGATAGAAAGGACAACTTCATCACATCAATTAATATAAAAGATGATGATGGTATCGAT gaAAATATCAGAAAATCTTATTTTCATTGGTTGCATTACGCATTAATACGAGAAAACAATAGTATTAACATATCAACCAACGATAATGTAATTCGAAggattaatttgaaatttgttccACGTTTTCTCGtaatttacagtaattatttaatatttcatgACT attatttcaaatattcTGACACAATCACCACCACCAAAAATCTTTcaagttatttaatttttgatactGCTAAAAATATGTGTCTATCTTTCTTTACATCTGTGGATAAAAACTGTTATCTGGATGTAATTGTTTATGTCAACAAAAGGAATGTTTTTAACCAAACAGTTAAAGGTTTTAATGAAGATAATTTGAAGAGTTGgaaagaaattgaaataaaaactaatttaactGGAAAGggaaaaatgatattttttcgGAGGCGGTTAGATAATCATACCACAGGGTATTGGGCAATAGATGATATCCGTTTCTGTAATAAAAACATAG aaattatttccaacgATTTTTCTCATAAAAGTgacaataaagttttatgtaaaAGTCTAAACGCAGAATATCAACCAGGTGTTAACACGTTTTGTAATAAGATTGGATATTTAGGAAAAAACTGCAGTTTAAGCTGTGAACAATTGCTAGGAAAATCATACTCGAACTGTGAAAATCATACAGtatgtttagaaaatgaattaTGTTATTGTGCTTCGGGATATACCGGCGCATCTTGTGAAAGAA CTTGTAATCCGGGCTACTGGGGAATAAATTGTAGTTCATTGTGTAGTTCTGGATGTGAAATTTGTGATCAGACGAATCATTGCACAAAATGTAAAAgcaaattttttggaaaagaaTGCTCAG aaaaactgcCAGTTGTATTGGAACCTCCCAAACTTACTTCTATAACAGACGAATCAGTAACTATTGAAATTACGAACTTGAAATATAATGATGATGAAGCACAACTGGACCATTATCAAATCCAATATAAGCAG GTTGACGAAGAAATTTACAAGAACTTTTCAGATCCAAAATTGGCTACATTGAGTACCATTTACAGAAGTCATATTTATAAGATTAGtaatttgacaacaaaaacACATGCGTACAACATAAGAGTGATATTGATGGTTCAAAATAAATCCTTCACAGTTGGTATACCGGAGTTAACAACATTTAGAA AAACTCTGCAAGCAACTAGGAATAATTCTGGTGTGTTATTAAGATGGATAAGCATCGAAGAAGGAAGATCCtttaattatttcataaatcataac TGCACTGGAAAATATCATTCAAACGAAATAATGATAAACTATAAATCAACAAACGAAGTAACAGCcagaattgaaaataaattaacgcTCCAAACTTGTGAGATACAATTATGGGTCAGAATAAGAAACAGCACCGAACTAATTGACAGTATTTTAATTGAACCATCGAAGCTTCCTGAAGCGACAACAACGGAACatgatttttcaaaagaacCAGAATCCAAAGAGTTTGCAAAAGTTGTGGTCCCCGAATTGAAAAATAGTACTCAATTGGAATCTTCAACCGTTGAAGTACCGTTAACTACAGAAAATGTAGATacaattttaaagaaatatgGAACTCACTACAAACAAATAACTCTGACTTCGAAGTTGAAAACGACACTTAAAG GAAAGCGTCACATCCAACATCACGAAGTTAAAAGCAATCTTACCAATAAGAGCATCTTATTTCTTATATCaggattaattttaatattggcaataattataatttcctTATTAAGTATTTATGCATTGAGAAAAGGTGACCCCCAAGAGACTGTTATGCTGGAGGAAATAGTGCCTATAACTAGTGAACATGATCAAGCACATAACACAAACATAAAAGTAGCTGATTTTGAAGATGCtgtaagaaaaataattttcacaaataaaCTGGAAAATGAGCTTCAC tCCATACCTCACACAACAAGGACAACATGTCACATTGGCTTAGAAAGTAAGAATATTAATAGGAACAAAGATCGGTTTCACATTCCAT ATGACTGTACTCGGGTTGTACTAAAGCCATTACCGGGGCTAGGAACTCATGATTATATAAACGCCAGTTACATAAAC GGTTACGACAAACCTAAAGCTTATATTGCTTGTCAGGGACCTAAATTTTATACGGTGAAAGATTTTTGGAGGTTAATTTGGCAAGAGAAAGTCGAAACAATCGTAATGGCCACTAACttgttggaaaataaaaaa AGAATGTGCGCCGAATACTGGCCACAAAAACTCAATGCTTTGTACGAATGTGGGAATATGACAATTAAACTAATTAAAGAAGAAAACTTCGAGTACCATGACATTCGGGTACTTGAAATATGTTACGATATCtacacaagaaaaattcaacATCTCCATCTGAAATGGCATTCCAGTGACGAAATTCCATTTTATCCAAACGCTTTGGTACCAGTAGTAAAACacataagaaaaattaacagaaacaGTGAAGTCCCAATTGTGATTCATTCAgg ATTTGGGGTAAATAGAACAGGAACTTTAATTTTATGCGATCTAGCTTTAGCAATGTCTAAATCAACAAGTgaaattgacatttataatttaacaaaaagttTAAGAGAGCAAAGACCTTGTGTGGTAAacaaaatg AAGAACTATGTACTAGCACATCTGGTTGTTTTGGAAGTTTTGTTAGAAATGGAAAATCCATTTAAAAAACGTCTCCAGGAAAATttagataaaaatattatcaatCAGCAACTTAGCTATCTAAAAAGGTTATGTTGGAATGACAGGGCTATTGAATCCCGGATATCTCAATGTGCAACTACTACCAGTGGACTGCACCCTAGTTTTG TGGACGGTTATGGAACAAGAAAAAACTACATTATTATACAACAACCAAACGAGCAAACTGttgcaaaattttggaaattaattgtaacagaaaaaattactcatattttatttttgaaaaaccttAAT aaaaaaattccgcTGTGGCCCCACAGGAATGTTGGTTCTACTGAGATAATTTTAGTGAGATTCTTGGAGAAAATCAGAAAATCCTATGGCACGATAAATTACTTACACGTGCGAAGATTCAATAAGACGACTGGACAA ATCATTTACGATACCaatatttgtttgtttatgcTGAAGAGTTGGAATGAGCAAAAACAATCACCAAATTCTGTTGACAACTTCCTAGAAATTACATTAGAATTTAATAAGCTTGGTAAAGGCCAAGAACCTTGTTTAATCGCGTGTAA tGATGGAATCGGCGCTTCTGGTTTATTTGTGGTTTTGtcttatattttaaataagtacGAAATGGAATTGAAAATCGATGTGTGCAACGCTATACGTACTGCCAGGAGAAATGGAACACAGTTTATACACAATTCg aaacaGTTGAAAATGGTGTATACGTACATTCTGTCTTATCTCCGCAACCATGCAAATTATCAGCATGTCGAGGAATAA